In the Olleya sp. Hel_I_94 genome, one interval contains:
- a CDS encoding DUF5694 domain-containing protein, with protein sequence MKQVLLLAYVLLIVSCNNTNTPPEILKQDHNVSTSNNKIKVLNFGSFHFGETTDANSTDFDETSPEAQKQIKQIAQMLAAFKPTIICVENLPSLNDALNKDYQAFLKNPDQLDTSFGETSMIGFEVGRLNAVSKLYGIDNHMGYNYSVGDFFESSPDYTNAIDPKTYLQLTNQPFKDYPEMAKRDQNYKTMSVLEKLKLINEPLQLDQSIVANADKLLYVGTEDNFEGADNAAKFYHRNMKIYSNLNRIPMTKTDRVFIIMGSAHTAFLREFINRSPKFEMVNTLEYLK encoded by the coding sequence ATGAAACAGGTTCTCTTATTAGCTTATGTACTTCTTATTGTAAGTTGTAATAACACAAATACACCACCCGAAATATTAAAACAAGACCATAATGTTTCAACTAGTAACAACAAAATTAAAGTCTTAAACTTTGGAAGCTTCCATTTTGGAGAAACCACAGATGCTAACAGTACAGATTTTGATGAGACTAGTCCTGAAGCCCAAAAACAAATAAAACAAATTGCGCAAATGCTAGCAGCATTTAAACCTACCATTATTTGTGTAGAAAATTTACCAAGCTTAAATGATGCCTTAAATAAAGACTATCAAGCGTTTCTTAAAAACCCAGACCAACTAGACACTAGTTTTGGCGAAACTAGTATGATTGGTTTTGAAGTAGGACGCTTAAATGCAGTTAGCAAACTATACGGAATTGACAATCACATGGGTTATAATTATAGCGTTGGCGATTTTTTTGAATCCAGTCCAGACTATACAAACGCTATAGACCCAAAAACCTATCTACAACTAACTAATCAGCCATTTAAAGATTATCCTGAAATGGCTAAACGTGATCAAAATTATAAGACGATGTCTGTTTTAGAAAAACTAAAATTAATTAACGAGCCTTTACAACTGGATCAATCCATTGTTGCTAACGCAGACAAATTACTATATGTTGGTACTGAGGATAATTTTGAAGGCGCAGATAATGCTGCTAAATTTTATCATAGAAACATGAAAATATATTCTAATTTAAATAGAATACCAATGACTAAAACGGATAGGGTTTTTATAATCATGGGATCTGCACACACAGCGTTTTTAAGAGAATTTATAAACAGAAGTCCAAAATTTGAAATGGTCAATACTTTAGAGTATTTAAAATAA
- a CDS encoding GldL-related protein, whose amino-acid sequence MRLSDQNIDYITTNLELYGLKNQDLKEDILDHICTYLENEEQLSFDEAYKIAIQQFGGYLSITQIQQETNAQLYFKSAKNRNRVLIILEFITAFIIITGSLFKIMHWPYAGILIFSGFLFLICITLPLYFYNKYKEQTLKYQS is encoded by the coding sequence ATGAGACTATCAGATCAAAATATAGACTACATAACGACCAATTTAGAGTTATATGGTTTAAAAAATCAAGACTTAAAGGAAGACATCTTGGACCATATTTGCACTTATCTAGAAAATGAAGAACAGCTTAGTTTTGACGAGGCTTACAAAATAGCAATTCAGCAATTTGGAGGCTACTTATCCATTACCCAAATACAACAAGAAACCAACGCACAACTGTATTTTAAATCAGCAAAAAACAGAAACAGAGTCCTTATTATTTTAGAGTTTATTACTGCGTTTATTATAATTACAGGAAGTTTATTTAAAATCATGCATTGGCCTTATGCAGGTATTTTAATTTTTTCTGGATTTCTATTTTTAATATGCATCACATTGCCTTTATATTTTTATAATAAGTATAAAGAACAAACACTTAAATATCAATCTTAA
- a CDS encoding SIMPL domain-containing protein (The SIMPL domain is named for its presence in mouse protein SIMPL (signalling molecule that associates with mouse pelle-like kinase). Bacterial member BP26, from Brucella, was shown to assemble into a channel-like structure, while YggE from E. coli has been associated with resistance to oxidative stress.) encodes MKKTLQILLVTLIFSTTIYGQSTERFIRIIGNAKKELTANKAKVQLTITEQKATKYKEDSKDIAFEDVYNTAIVELSKYGIAESDLEVIIQSKTYSRATSKSYYFTTDINTLEDIANITIDGAKITDIKYLYDTSDEDLETELSLLAINDAKRKAKTIGDEINMTIGKILNIEVKESSFGTDTVESKKNEITKSYRIAITFKLVD; translated from the coding sequence ATGAAAAAAACACTTCAAATTTTATTAGTAACCTTAATTTTTTCTACAACCATTTATGGTCAATCTACTGAAAGATTCATTCGTATTATCGGAAACGCAAAAAAAGAACTAACCGCTAATAAAGCCAAAGTACAATTAACGATTACCGAACAAAAAGCAACTAAATACAAAGAGGACTCAAAGGACATTGCTTTTGAAGACGTATATAATACTGCTATTGTAGAGCTTTCAAAATACGGAATCGCAGAAAGTGACCTAGAAGTAATCATTCAAAGTAAAACCTACTCTAGAGCAACCAGTAAAAGTTATTATTTTACAACAGACATTAACACTCTAGAAGATATCGCAAACATAACAATAGATGGTGCAAAAATAACTGACATTAAATACTTATATGATACTTCTGATGAAGACCTAGAAACAGAATTAAGCCTACTAGCTATTAATGATGCTAAGCGAAAAGCAAAAACAATTGGTGACGAGATAAATATGACCATTGGAAAAATTCTTAATATCGAAGTCAAGGAATCTTCCTTTGGAACCGATACTGTAGAAAGCAAGAAAAACGAAATCACAAAATCGTACAGAATAGCAATCACCTTTAAACTTGTTGATTAA
- a CDS encoding DUF6567 family protein: MKKIILSLSILALFSSCRSSLHSGGYNQLNQTQTVLTSNNFTVLGSFTGSATTKIVTGNITNKEGIISQAKAKLLENAKAAGVSLTGSRTLVNVSIDIIETKKRINATMSAEIIEFR; this comes from the coding sequence ATGAAAAAAATTATTTTATCGCTTTCAATCCTTGCATTATTCTCATCATGTAGATCAAGTTTACACTCTGGAGGATATAACCAACTAAACCAAACGCAAACGGTTTTAACAAGCAATAACTTTACAGTATTAGGTAGCTTTACAGGAAGTGCAACCACAAAAATTGTAACAGGTAACATTACCAATAAAGAAGGGATCATCTCTCAAGCAAAAGCAAAATTACTAGAAAACGCTAAAGCTGCAGGAGTAAGCTTAACTGGAAGCAGAACTTTAGTAAATGTATCTATAGATATTATTGAAACTAAAAAAAGAATTAACGCTACAATGTCTGCCGAAATTATCGAATTTAGATAA
- a CDS encoding gliding motility-associated C-terminal domain-containing protein: protein MKSLLSFLIFTVCISFSYSQCNNKVLFIVDDSGSVSFSERQDMEASIQQLSNQIFSQNPLAEIGLVQYGQPNASSTSQPSYYLSYPFTVNPTISIPDNPGGNNLIQDVLPNSINTMINDGLFTTGGAFENTTSIFIFTDALIDSGCSSVLTNCSSCNVPALSCGYTYLTDLSNSLGGIPISTYRVISSFNPGTADGIQQGAGVLIEGSNFQLNSTQIDLLTDSLICIDADYDVFNTCIGDTTQFTLTTSDPITSALWDFGDGSPTSSDLNPTHTFPALGDYVITLTLTSNGEVVTTTNTITISDIPVANPIPDYILCDDLSNDQIEQFDLTTRDAFILGSQSAADFTISYFANFTDADNNQNALSTNYFNTSNNQDIFARIYNTNNPDCYSITDFKLIVDAQPIANPVSDFIVCDDDTNDGIATFDLSNIDNEVLAGQSATTFTVVYYLTNVDAIGDNNPLPNNYTTTSANQIIYAKVFNTSNTDCFAITTVNLIVDVKPVANPVPDFINCENDPSLINLNQFNTTVLGTQNSTDLVVTYHTSEADAIAGLNALSNNYQLDQTTTLYIKVENTIGIGCYDITTVNLSIFEFPFLDAKTIEDCLPNNYNINADIGVTNATYLWDSGETTAAINVNSFGEYNVQITIGNCTKNQTITFVKANNCNIPQGISPNDDTLNDFFDISYLEVDNIIIYNRYGTEVYSKANYAKEWNGQSNAGQELPTGTYYYVIKTKTDPKPLTGWVYLAR from the coding sequence ATGAAATCACTTCTCAGTTTTCTAATTTTCACTGTATGTATCTCTTTCAGCTATTCACAATGTAACAACAAAGTACTATTTATTGTGGACGATTCAGGCTCTGTTTCTTTTTCAGAACGTCAAGACATGGAAGCCTCAATTCAGCAATTATCTAATCAAATATTTAGTCAAAATCCATTAGCCGAAATTGGTTTAGTGCAATACGGACAACCTAATGCCTCATCAACCTCTCAACCAAGTTACTACCTATCCTACCCTTTTACAGTAAATCCAACCATCAGTATTCCTGATAATCCTGGAGGTAATAATTTAATACAAGATGTATTACCAAACTCGATAAACACCATGATTAATGATGGCTTATTTACCACTGGTGGTGCTTTTGAAAATACTACATCTATATTTATATTTACGGATGCACTAATTGATTCGGGTTGCTCTTCAGTATTAACAAACTGTAGTAGTTGTAACGTTCCAGCCTTGTCTTGTGGATATACTTATCTAACAGACTTAAGTAACAGTTTAGGTGGTATACCAATATCTACCTATCGTGTAATTAGTAGTTTTAATCCAGGAACTGCAGATGGTATTCAACAAGGAGCAGGTGTTTTGATAGAAGGTTCAAACTTTCAGTTAAACAGTACGCAAATTGATTTACTAACAGACAGTTTAATATGTATTGATGCAGATTACGATGTCTTTAATACCTGTATTGGAGACACTACTCAATTTACATTAACAACATCAGATCCAATTACCTCAGCATTATGGGATTTTGGTGATGGTAGCCCAACATCGTCAGATTTAAACCCAACGCATACCTTTCCTGCACTTGGAGACTACGTTATAACCTTAACGTTAACTAGTAATGGCGAGGTTGTTACAACCACTAACACCATAACAATAAGCGACATACCAGTTGCTAACCCAATACCAGATTACATTCTTTGTGACGATTTGTCTAATGACCAAATAGAACAGTTTGACTTAACCACAAGAGATGCCTTTATATTAGGATCGCAATCTGCAGCAGACTTTACAATTAGCTATTTTGCAAATTTTACAGATGCAGACAACAATCAAAACGCATTAAGCACCAATTACTTTAACACCTCAAATAACCAGGATATATTTGCAAGAATTTACAATACAAATAATCCAGATTGTTATAGCATTACAGACTTTAAGCTAATTGTGGATGCACAACCTATTGCTAATCCAGTGTCTGATTTTATAGTTTGTGACGACGACACTAACGATGGTATTGCAACTTTTGATTTATCAAACATAGATAATGAGGTGTTAGCAGGACAATCTGCAACGACCTTTACTGTCGTTTACTATTTAACCAATGTAGACGCTATTGGTGATAATAATCCTTTACCAAATAATTATACAACCACATCAGCCAATCAAATAATTTACGCTAAGGTATTTAACACTAGTAATACAGATTGTTTTGCAATAACTACCGTAAATCTTATTGTAGATGTTAAACCTGTTGCTAATCCAGTACCAGATTTTATTAATTGCGAAAACGACCCAAGTCTAATCAATTTAAATCAGTTTAATACTACAGTACTTGGCACACAAAATAGTACAGACTTAGTGGTAACTTATCACACCTCAGAAGCTGATGCAATTGCAGGACTAAACGCCTTATCAAACAATTACCAATTAGACCAAACCACTACACTATATATTAAAGTAGAAAACACAATTGGTATTGGCTGTTACGACATTACAACAGTAAACCTATCCATTTTTGAATTCCCTTTTTTAGACGCTAAAACTATCGAAGACTGTCTACCAAATAATTACAATATTAATGCAGATATTGGAGTCACCAATGCGACGTATTTATGGGATTCTGGTGAGACTACAGCAGCAATAAATGTTAATAGCTTTGGCGAATATAATGTACAAATCACCATTGGTAATTGTACAAAAAACCAAACCATCACGTTTGTAAAAGCTAATAACTGTAACATACCACAAGGGATATCTCCTAATGACGATACACTTAACGACTTTTTTGACATAAGCTACCTAGAAGTAGACAACATCATAATTTATAACAGATACGGAACCGAAGTGTACAGTAAAGCCAATTACGCTAAAGAGTGGAATGGACAGTCTAACGCTGGACAAGAGCTGCCAACCGGAACGTATTACTACGTTATAAAAACCAAAACAGACCCTAAGCCATTAACTGGTTGGGTATATTTAGCTAGATAA
- the htpG gene encoding molecular chaperone HtpG, whose translation MAKGNINVSVENIFPLIKKFLYSDHEIFLRELISNGTDATLKLKHLTSIGESKSEYGNPIIEVKIDKEGKKLHIIDQGLGMTADEVEKYINQVAFSGAEEFLDQYKDSAKDSGIIGHFGLGFYSAFMVAEKVEIITKSHKEGTTAAHWTCDGSPEFTLEPHDKTDRGTEIILHIAEDSTEFLEEARISSLLYKYNKFMPIPIKFGTKEVNDPDHKPETTTDAEGKETTEPQKKITVDNIINNPNPAWTKQPTELENEDYNNFYRELYPSQFEDPLFHIHLNVDYPFNLTGILYFPKMTQDMAMQKDKIQLYQNQVYVTDNVEGIVPEFLTMLRGVIDSPDIPLNVSRSYLQADGAVKKISSYITRKVADKLKSLFNNNREEFEAKWNDIKIVIEYGMLSEDKFFDKADAFALYPTVDGKYYTYEELYNAIKAKQTDKDGKLVILYTSNQDEQHSYIEAAKDKGYEVLLLDSPIVSHLMQKLESTKENITFSRVDADSVDKLIAKDETVISKLDEDQTKALDALLKDVIPSEKFMVQLEPMDSNATPFMITQPEFMRRMKEMQASGGGGGMQMFGNMPEMYNLVVNTNSDLVNEILNTEAKDKQAHLITQSLDLARLSQGLLKGKELSDFIKRSYELLK comes from the coding sequence ATGGCAAAAGGAAATATTAACGTTTCAGTAGAAAACATTTTTCCGTTAATCAAAAAATTCTTGTACAGTGATCACGAAATCTTTTTACGTGAGCTAATCAGTAACGGAACCGACGCAACATTAAAATTAAAACATTTAACTAGTATTGGAGAGTCTAAGTCTGAGTACGGAAACCCAATAATTGAAGTTAAGATTGATAAAGAAGGTAAAAAACTTCATATTATCGATCAAGGTTTAGGGATGACAGCAGACGAGGTTGAAAAATACATCAACCAAGTGGCTTTTTCTGGTGCAGAAGAGTTTTTAGACCAATATAAAGATAGCGCTAAAGATTCTGGAATTATCGGACACTTTGGTTTAGGATTTTACTCAGCATTTATGGTTGCTGAAAAAGTTGAAATCATTACAAAATCTCATAAAGAAGGGACTACTGCTGCACATTGGACGTGTGATGGTTCGCCTGAGTTTACTTTAGAACCACATGATAAGACTGACAGAGGTACTGAGATTATCTTACATATTGCAGAAGACTCTACCGAGTTTTTAGAAGAAGCACGTATTAGCAGCTTACTATATAAATATAACAAGTTTATGCCTATTCCAATCAAATTTGGAACTAAAGAAGTAAACGATCCTGACCACAAACCAGAAACGACTACAGATGCTGAAGGTAAAGAAACGACTGAACCTCAGAAAAAAATTACTGTAGACAACATCATTAACAACCCTAATCCAGCTTGGACTAAACAACCAACCGAATTAGAAAACGAGGATTACAATAACTTTTATAGAGAGTTATATCCATCTCAATTTGAAGACCCATTATTCCATATTCATTTAAATGTGGATTATCCGTTCAACTTAACAGGTATTTTATACTTCCCTAAGATGACTCAGGATATGGCTATGCAAAAGGATAAAATTCAGTTATACCAAAACCAAGTTTACGTAACAGATAACGTAGAAGGGATTGTACCAGAGTTTTTAACTATGCTACGTGGTGTGATTGACAGTCCAGATATTCCGTTAAACGTATCTAGAAGTTACTTACAAGCAGATGGAGCAGTTAAAAAAATTAGCTCGTACATTACACGTAAAGTAGCAGACAAACTTAAATCACTATTTAATAATAATCGTGAGGAGTTTGAAGCTAAATGGAATGACATTAAAATTGTTATCGAATATGGAATGTTATCTGAGGACAAGTTTTTTGACAAAGCAGATGCTTTTGCATTATACCCAACCGTAGATGGTAAATATTACACTTACGAGGAATTATACAATGCTATCAAAGCAAAACAAACAGATAAAGACGGTAAATTAGTAATCCTTTACACAAGTAACCAAGATGAGCAACACAGCTATATTGAAGCTGCTAAAGACAAAGGTTACGAAGTTTTATTATTAGATAGTCCGATTGTTTCGCATTTAATGCAAAAATTAGAATCTACTAAAGAAAACATCACCTTTTCTCGTGTAGATGCCGATAGTGTTGACAAATTAATTGCTAAAGACGAAACTGTAATCTCTAAGTTAGACGAAGACCAAACTAAAGCTTTAGATGCGTTATTAAAAGACGTAATCCCATCAGAAAAGTTTATGGTACAGTTAGAGCCAATGGATAGCAATGCAACACCATTTATGATAACACAACCAGAATTTATGCGTCGTATGAAAGAGATGCAAGCGTCTGGTGGTGGAGGCGGAATGCAAATGTTTGGTAACATGCCAGAAATGTATAACCTTGTGGTTAATACAAACTCTGACTTAGTTAACGAGATTTTAAATACCGAAGCTAAAGACAAACAAGCGCATTTAATCACGCAAAGTTTAGACTTAGCACGTTTATCTCAAGGTCTTTTAAAAGGAAAAGAATTATCAGACTTTATCAAACGTAGCTACGAGTTACTAAAGTAA
- the drt3a gene encoding antiviral reverse transcriptase Drt3a has product MLDQSFSSSNFNKIFLKENRKGNFDKSHFTQEYLDKHQAFKSTIGEKLSLKKTKTLTKEELDEFAERLENINTEKEEIRLSIFENYSNVINNQITPFQFKILYNSTKEVYTVENDAASYYAVKQLQRNIYKTFKVIQADRNRIIKQIFNIASDGFPKIIIKTDIKSFYESIPQDKLFEKIENNTLLSPFSQKLIKRLFYEFEDKKDKTKIPPKKGVPRGIGISAYLSELYMRDIDNEIKALEDVIYYARYVDDIIVIICPKTESTKRDYLYEIKNIICVKNNLTLKDGSDGEASKTEIIDLPKKGNYNKSFNYLRYCFNLKRTETTDNKSNFQLLLEISDNKIERYNERLKKSVTNYNQNSKYNEKEARNILIARLKFLTGNFHLNNNKRNVKSGVYYSNQMLKLNKVTYNSLKVLDRKLSTALRDLNPPPKIGIDKIKLKLFLMQKYSFQKGFNNKEKNFYSFKLNPRETSFYFKKFKRATNKFEVIKSIWK; this is encoded by the coding sequence ATGTTAGACCAATCCTTTTCAAGTAGTAATTTTAATAAAATATTTTTAAAAGAAAACAGAAAAGGTAATTTTGATAAATCTCACTTTACTCAAGAATATTTAGATAAACATCAAGCATTTAAAAGTACAATAGGCGAAAAATTAAGTCTAAAGAAAACTAAAACACTTACTAAAGAGGAATTAGATGAATTTGCTGAAAGATTAGAGAATATTAATACTGAAAAAGAAGAAATTAGATTATCAATCTTTGAAAATTATTCTAATGTAATTAACAACCAAATTACTCCTTTTCAATTCAAAATACTATATAATTCAACAAAAGAAGTTTATACTGTTGAAAACGATGCTGCTTCATACTATGCAGTAAAACAACTCCAACGAAATATTTACAAGACTTTTAAAGTTATACAAGCGGATAGAAATAGAATTATAAAACAAATTTTTAATATTGCTTCCGATGGGTTTCCTAAAATTATTATAAAAACTGATATAAAATCTTTTTACGAATCTATTCCTCAAGATAAACTTTTTGAGAAAATAGAGAATAATACTTTGCTTTCTCCATTTTCTCAAAAATTGATAAAAAGGCTTTTTTATGAATTTGAAGATAAAAAAGATAAAACTAAAATACCTCCCAAAAAAGGTGTGCCAAGAGGAATTGGTATTAGCGCATATTTATCTGAATTATATATGCGAGATATAGATAATGAGATTAAAGCATTAGAAGATGTAATTTATTACGCACGCTATGTTGATGATATAATTGTAATTATTTGCCCTAAAACAGAATCAACAAAAAGAGACTACTTATACGAAATAAAAAATATAATTTGCGTTAAAAACAATCTTACTCTTAAAGATGGTAGTGATGGAGAAGCTTCAAAAACAGAAATAATCGATTTACCCAAAAAAGGTAACTATAATAAATCATTTAACTACTTACGCTATTGTTTTAATTTAAAAAGAACTGAAACAACAGATAATAAATCAAACTTTCAATTACTTCTTGAAATTTCAGATAATAAAATTGAAAGGTATAACGAGAGATTAAAAAAATCAGTCACAAACTATAATCAAAATTCAAAATATAACGAAAAAGAAGCCAGAAATATTTTAATCGCGAGATTAAAATTCCTTACTGGAAACTTCCATCTTAACAATAATAAAAGAAATGTAAAGTCAGGCGTTTATTACTCTAATCAAATGCTAAAACTAAATAAGGTTACATATAATAGTTTAAAAGTATTAGACAGAAAACTATCTACAGCATTACGTGATTTAAATCCACCTCCTAAAATTGGAATTGATAAAATAAAATTGAAACTTTTCTTAATGCAGAAATATAGTTTCCAAAAAGGATTTAATAATAAAGAAAAAAACTTTTATTCTTTTAAACTAAACCCAAGAGAAACAAGTTTTTATTTTAAAAAATTCAAAAGAGCAACAAACAAGTTTGAAGTAATTAAATCTATTTGGAAGTAA
- a CDS encoding PadR family transcriptional regulator encodes MYSKELTKGTLQPIILKLLSQHDKMYGYEITQKVKDLTKGKIDISEGALYPILHKLESNNILETEKVYIGKRVRKYYSVTKSGQQVIIDQSHQINDFIKTLSLIFNPKPTVK; translated from the coding sequence ATGTATAGCAAAGAACTCACTAAAGGAACATTACAACCTATCATTTTAAAGCTACTAAGTCAGCATGATAAAATGTATGGTTACGAGATTACCCAAAAAGTTAAAGACCTGACTAAAGGCAAAATAGACATCTCAGAAGGTGCTTTATACCCTATTTTACACAAGTTAGAAAGCAATAATATTCTCGAGACCGAAAAAGTTTATATTGGCAAACGTGTTCGCAAATACTACTCGGTAACCAAATCTGGACAGCAAGTTATTATTGATCAAAGCCATCAGATTAACGATTTTATTAAAACCCTATCGCTAATATTTAACCCTAAACCAACCGTAAAATGA